A DNA window from Streptomyces sp. CA-278952 contains the following coding sequences:
- a CDS encoding HAD family hydrolase encodes MIQPIELVIFDCDGVLVDSERIAVRVDALVLAKLGWELTEAEIIDRFMGRSSQSMTRQMEEHLGRSLPADWEEEFKPLYHDALAAELAPVEGIVDALDALTHLPTCVASSGSHDKMRFTLGITGLYPRFEGRIFSATEVEHGKPAPDLFLHAARQMGVAPEACAVVEDSQYGLQAARAAGMRAFAYDGGMTPVDRLEGPGTVVFDDMRRLPGLLADQ; translated from the coding sequence ATGATCCAACCGATTGAACTCGTCATATTCGACTGCGACGGCGTGCTGGTCGACAGCGAACGCATCGCGGTGCGCGTGGACGCACTCGTCCTGGCCAAGCTGGGATGGGAACTCACCGAAGCCGAGATCATCGACCGTTTCATGGGCCGCTCCAGCCAGTCGATGACGCGGCAGATGGAGGAGCACCTCGGGCGCAGCCTGCCGGCCGACTGGGAGGAAGAGTTCAAGCCCCTCTACCACGATGCGCTCGCCGCTGAACTCGCCCCCGTCGAGGGCATCGTCGACGCTCTCGACGCGCTCACGCACCTGCCCACCTGCGTGGCATCCAGCGGGAGCCACGACAAGATGCGTTTCACCCTGGGGATCACCGGTCTCTACCCGCGCTTCGAAGGCCGCATCTTCAGCGCCACCGAGGTCGAGCACGGCAAACCGGCCCCGGACCTGTTCCTCCACGCCGCGCGACAGATGGGGGTCGCGCCCGAGGCGTGCGCCGTGGTCGAGGACAGCCAGTACGGTCTCCAAGCAGCCCGGGCCGCAGGCATGCGCGCATTCGCCTACGACGGGGGAATGACTCCCGTGGACCGCCTCGAAGGGCCCGGCACCGTCGTCTTCGACGACATGCGCAGGCTGCCCGGCCTCCTCGCGGATCAGTGA
- a CDS encoding DoxX family protein, with product MSSVLFVATVGCVVVNVLIAVADFARAPFVLANSAEVRLPPTAVPYLATLKLAGAAGLLIGLFGVPWLGLAAAIGLTVFFVGAVLAHVRVRVFHNIAFPGIYLLLAVASTGFFAGGGR from the coding sequence ATGAGTTCCGTACTGTTCGTCGCCACGGTGGGGTGCGTCGTCGTGAACGTGCTGATCGCGGTCGCGGACTTCGCGCGGGCGCCCTTCGTCCTGGCGAACTCCGCGGAGGTCCGGCTCCCGCCGACTGCGGTGCCGTATCTGGCGACGCTCAAGCTCGCGGGCGCCGCCGGCCTCCTCATCGGCCTGTTCGGGGTCCCCTGGCTGGGCCTGGCGGCGGCGATCGGCCTGACCGTGTTCTTCGTCGGCGCGGTCCTGGCCCACGTCCGCGTCCGCGTCTTCCACAACATCGCCTTCCCGGGGATCTACCTGCTGCTCGCCGTCGCCAGTACCGGCTTCTTCGCAGGCGGCGGGCGGTGA
- a CDS encoding sigma-70 family RNA polymerase sigma factor: protein MPITVEEFETARPRLLSVAHRMLGSAQDAQDAVQTAWVRAATARSSPPVENPSAWLTTVTARVCLDELRARRRRAEAPLLAEAVPAVDLAADEAVLRAEDVSRALMVLLDRLTPPQRVAYVLHDLFSTPFDRIAEVLGATVPSAKQHASRARRRLAPARQGVEEPGRADQRIVDAFMAAARTGDTRGMIHLLAPDSVRDAEAALLPHGGATTVTGAADIAAETARFRGRIRAACRLTVNGRPMYVIAPGGHPFATIEISTAGGQVTRVTLRPAQADDRFDALEPLKAL, encoded by the coding sequence ATGCCGATCACGGTCGAAGAGTTCGAGACCGCGCGCCCGCGTCTCCTGTCCGTCGCCCACCGCATGCTGGGCTCGGCCCAGGACGCCCAGGACGCCGTCCAGACCGCCTGGGTGCGGGCCGCCACCGCCCGGTCGTCACCGCCGGTCGAGAACCCGTCGGCCTGGCTCACGACCGTCACCGCCCGGGTCTGCCTGGACGAGCTGCGCGCCCGCCGCCGCCGCGCCGAAGCGCCGTTGCTCGCGGAAGCCGTCCCGGCGGTGGACCTGGCCGCGGACGAGGCGGTCCTCCGTGCCGAGGACGTATCCCGGGCGCTGATGGTCCTGCTGGACCGGCTGACCCCGCCCCAACGGGTCGCGTACGTCCTGCACGACCTGTTCTCCACCCCGTTCGACCGGATCGCGGAGGTGCTGGGCGCGACCGTGCCCAGCGCCAAGCAGCACGCCAGCCGCGCACGCCGACGCCTCGCCCCGGCCCGGCAGGGCGTGGAGGAGCCCGGCCGGGCGGATCAGCGGATCGTGGACGCCTTCATGGCGGCGGCCCGGACCGGGGACACGCGCGGCATGATCCACCTGCTCGCGCCCGACAGCGTCCGCGACGCCGAGGCGGCGCTCCTGCCGCACGGCGGCGCCACCACCGTGACCGGTGCCGCCGACATCGCCGCCGAGACCGCGCGGTTCCGCGGCCGCATCCGGGCGGCCTGCCGCCTCACCGTCAACGGCCGGCCGATGTACGTCATCGCCCCGGGCGGGCACCCCTTCGCCACCATCGAGATCAGCACGGCGGGCGGGCAGGTCACCCGCGTCACGCTGCGGCCGGCACAGGCGGACGACCGGTTCGACGCCCTGGAGCCGCTGAAGGCCCTCTGA
- the tgmB gene encoding ATP-grasp ribosomal peptide maturase translates to MTDNRPVLVATEADDLTADMVISELNRRNVPVARFNPADIGVALTVSARFGSCPVPVAGQLRTPSRTVELAEVRSVYWRRPVWPAFGHLGADDARFAAAHTRYGLGGALYALDGPLWVNHPLRNAAADYKPAQLAVAQRLGLTVPPTLVTNDPDEARSFVDSHDQAIFKTLRWTPYQRGGVPLTGWADPVVATEIDERVAVAPHLFQAVVNKAADLRVLVVGRQVFAVRIESGMLDWRKDYSALSYRVVDLPDRVEKALLSYLDHFELASGSFDFAVDKTGGLWWLELNPNGQWGWLEESTGLPMSTAFAELLTQGVAP, encoded by the coding sequence ATGACCGACAACAGGCCGGTGCTGGTGGCCACCGAGGCGGACGATCTGACCGCCGACATGGTGATCAGCGAGCTGAATCGGCGCAACGTGCCGGTCGCCAGGTTCAACCCCGCCGACATCGGGGTGGCCCTGACGGTCTCCGCTCGGTTCGGGAGCTGCCCGGTCCCTGTGGCCGGGCAGCTCCGCACCCCGTCGCGGACCGTGGAGCTGGCTGAGGTCCGGTCGGTGTACTGGCGCCGCCCGGTGTGGCCGGCCTTCGGCCATCTCGGTGCGGACGACGCACGGTTCGCGGCGGCCCACACCCGCTACGGGCTCGGCGGGGCCTTGTACGCCCTCGACGGACCACTGTGGGTCAACCATCCCCTGCGCAACGCCGCCGCCGACTACAAGCCGGCCCAACTCGCGGTTGCTCAGCGCCTCGGGTTGACGGTGCCGCCGACGCTGGTCACGAACGACCCGGACGAGGCGCGGTCCTTCGTCGACAGCCACGATCAGGCGATTTTCAAGACGCTCCGGTGGACGCCCTACCAGCGAGGTGGTGTTCCCCTCACCGGGTGGGCCGACCCGGTCGTGGCGACAGAGATCGACGAGCGCGTGGCTGTGGCCCCGCATCTGTTCCAGGCCGTGGTGAACAAGGCGGCCGATCTTCGCGTGCTGGTCGTCGGCCGACAGGTGTTCGCCGTACGGATCGAGTCCGGGATGCTGGACTGGCGCAAGGATTACTCGGCCTTGTCCTACCGAGTGGTGGACCTGCCCGACCGCGTGGAGAAGGCGCTCCTGTCATACCTGGACCACTTCGAGCTGGCCTCGGGAAGTTTCGACTTCGCCGTCGACAAGACCGGTGGCCTCTGGTGGCTGGAGCTGAACCCGAACGGACAGTGGGGGTGGCTGGAGGAGTCCACCGGCCTCCCGATGTCCACCGCATTCGCTGAACTGCTGACGCAAGGAGTCGCCCCATGA
- a CDS encoding nuclear transport factor 2 family protein, whose protein sequence is MSTATSASTRAVIEELLRRIGEGNPERIAEMYAEQGDWKLSWPEAEHGRTATPWIRHRSTRADAAAHYRELAEHHVPEQVATEIERILVDGSDAVVLGVIRQTARPTGRAYRARFALHLTVADGLVTRHHVYEDSLAVAHAFAAEHQ, encoded by the coding sequence ATGTCTACAGCCACGTCTGCGAGCACGCGCGCGGTGATCGAGGAGTTGCTGCGCAGAATCGGCGAGGGCAACCCCGAGCGCATCGCCGAGATGTATGCCGAGCAGGGCGATTGGAAGCTCTCCTGGCCGGAGGCCGAGCACGGCCGTACCGCCACGCCGTGGATCCGCCACCGGTCCACCCGGGCCGACGCGGCCGCCCACTACCGCGAGCTTGCCGAGCACCACGTGCCGGAGCAGGTGGCGACCGAGATCGAGCGCATCCTTGTCGACGGAAGCGACGCGGTCGTGCTGGGCGTGATCCGTCAGACCGCCCGGCCCACGGGGCGTGCCTACCGGGCGCGGTTCGCTCTGCACCTCACCGTCGCGGACGGCCTCGTCACCCGGCACCATGTCTACGAGGACAGCCTGGCCGTCGCCCATGCCTTCGCAGCGGAGCACCAGTGA
- a CDS encoding S1 family peptidase — protein MDQLLLIAEAEHVEHAQPIGEPVFRLKSSRRTVARAATVLLAGAACAATMTGSAGAIVNGKDSTQRYPSMVSIPVTGADDPTFKGVCGGSLIDSRWVLTAAHCVDPRLVTLDGTVRVGSEWKDSGGTVRSVAKTVSHPGYRSGENTGPNRDDIALIRLNRPVAEKPVRIADRPGRPGTPTRILGFGRTDDAPDAPWVFPDRLQELDTRRGAMTDCAPGYADSTRLCTVSRIPNAMACNGDSGGPQLQRDRKGRWELIGVTSGPGAPDVRCSDGPGLYTSAPAYAGWIREAIDRHG, from the coding sequence ATGGATCAGCTGCTCTTGATCGCGGAGGCTGAGCATGTCGAACATGCTCAGCCGATCGGAGAACCAGTGTTCCGCTTGAAGTCCTCACGCCGTACGGTGGCGCGCGCCGCCACGGTCCTCCTGGCCGGAGCGGCGTGCGCCGCCACGATGACCGGCAGCGCCGGAGCCATCGTCAACGGCAAGGATTCCACCCAGCGCTACCCGTCCATGGTGTCGATCCCCGTGACGGGTGCGGACGACCCGACGTTCAAGGGGGTCTGCGGGGGATCGTTGATCGACTCCCGATGGGTGCTCACGGCCGCCCACTGTGTGGACCCGAGGCTGGTCACCCTGGACGGCACGGTCAGGGTCGGCAGCGAGTGGAAGGACTCCGGCGGCACGGTCCGGTCCGTCGCGAAGACGGTGTCCCACCCGGGCTACCGGAGCGGTGAGAACACCGGCCCCAACCGCGACGACATCGCCCTGATCCGTCTGAACCGCCCGGTCGCGGAAAAACCAGTCCGCATCGCCGACCGTCCGGGGCGGCCCGGCACCCCGACCCGGATCCTCGGCTTCGGCAGGACCGACGACGCACCCGACGCCCCGTGGGTCTTCCCCGACCGGCTCCAGGAACTCGACACCCGCCGGGGCGCGATGACCGACTGTGCACCAGGCTACGCGGACAGCACCCGCCTGTGCACCGTCAGCCGGATACCTAACGCCATGGCGTGCAACGGCGACTCGGGCGGCCCCCAGCTCCAGCGGGACCGGAAGGGGCGCTGGGAGCTCATCGGCGTCACCTCCGGCCCCGGGGCGCCGGACGTGCGGTGCAGCGATGGACCGGGGCTCTACACCAGCGCACCCGCCTACGCGGGCTGGATCCGTGAGGCGATAGACCGCCACGGCTGA
- a CDS encoding XRE family transcriptional regulator — MNAKEVTRGRATAGVVAGFVLRVARESTSIRTQAGMADAMAVDLATWQGWETGRRPLAHVKAGVLLDIRRRLLALGADPDVLHLLDPAMCADRVITSTIYPEVNSRHPLAAWVHTRDTAHMIAWALNGTVPPALARRAATRRRGPVAKAPLLSAPDRSVFFAHLRETAESALRAGEDGLLLHRQCLYLCSYDQGPEATSWMVHALHRNRDLISVRGWTPHWAAARSTVAALRRLGDHRPLLDFIDRGLAGDDSAEIANLNYWVYWFGSIREAQPDDGFMRHDPANWEPVRLLRGLAVGLQQAPAYMDLYVHSLWALLSTNRWLPLADPVLADGLATQTAQLLDHEGISLRARRELSAVHYVLRENRT; from the coding sequence ATGAACGCGAAGGAAGTCACTCGCGGACGCGCGACCGCGGGCGTGGTCGCCGGGTTCGTACTCCGCGTGGCCCGGGAGAGTACAAGCATCCGCACGCAGGCCGGTATGGCTGACGCGATGGCGGTTGATCTTGCCACCTGGCAGGGATGGGAGACCGGACGACGACCGCTTGCCCATGTCAAGGCCGGTGTCCTGCTCGACATTCGGCGCCGATTACTTGCGTTGGGCGCCGACCCCGATGTCCTTCACCTTCTCGACCCGGCGATGTGTGCAGACCGCGTCATCACGTCCACGATTTATCCAGAGGTCAACTCCCGTCACCCACTCGCGGCCTGGGTGCACACCCGCGACACGGCCCACATGATCGCCTGGGCTCTCAACGGCACCGTTCCGCCCGCTCTGGCCCGTAGAGCGGCTACGAGACGTCGCGGCCCCGTGGCCAAGGCCCCGCTCCTGTCGGCGCCCGACCGAAGCGTGTTCTTCGCGCACCTTCGTGAGACCGCCGAATCCGCGTTGCGCGCCGGAGAGGACGGGCTGCTGCTCCACCGCCAGTGCCTCTACCTCTGCTCCTACGACCAAGGCCCCGAGGCGACATCGTGGATGGTGCATGCTCTGCACCGCAACCGTGACCTGATCTCTGTGCGAGGTTGGACTCCGCACTGGGCCGCCGCTCGATCAACTGTCGCCGCACTGAGGAGACTTGGCGACCATCGGCCTCTGCTGGACTTCATTGACAGAGGTTTGGCGGGCGACGACTCTGCTGAGATCGCGAACCTCAACTACTGGGTCTACTGGTTCGGTTCGATCCGGGAGGCGCAGCCGGATGACGGCTTCATGCGGCACGATCCAGCCAACTGGGAGCCCGTGCGGCTCCTTCGCGGACTCGCCGTCGGCCTCCAACAGGCTCCGGCGTACATGGACCTCTACGTCCACTCGCTATGGGCTCTGCTGTCCACCAACCGGTGGCTGCCCCTGGCAGACCCGGTTCTCGCGGATGGTCTGGCCACACAGACCGCCCAGCTCCTTGACCACGAGGGGATCTCTCTGAGAGCGAGGCGGGAACTCAGCGCGGTGCATTACGTTCTACGCGAGAACCGCACATGA
- a CDS encoding NAD(P)-dependent oxidoreductase codes for MSSTKQSVTVIGLGPMGQAMVAAFLDRGYGVTVWNRTASRADALVARGAVLAPNVKEALASNELVILSLTDYDAMYATLEPASAALAGRTLVNLSSDTPERARTAARWASERGAVQLTGGVTVPPSGIGQAESSTFYSGPRQVFDQHRPALEVITGRTDHRGEDPGLAALMYQIGMVMFWTSMLSYWQAIALANANGLTSADILPHAVETANSLPGFFSFYSERIDAGRHMGDVDRLAMGMASVEHVLHTNADAGVDTALPAAVAALFRRGMDADHAADSFSSLVQLMTKAEA; via the coding sequence ATGAGCAGCACCAAGCAGTCGGTCACCGTCATCGGCCTCGGCCCCATGGGGCAGGCCATGGTCGCCGCCTTTCTCGACCGCGGATACGGCGTCACCGTCTGGAACCGCACCGCGTCGCGCGCGGACGCCCTGGTCGCCCGTGGGGCGGTGCTCGCGCCGAACGTGAAGGAGGCCCTCGCCTCCAACGAGCTGGTGATCCTCAGCCTCACGGACTACGACGCCATGTACGCCACGCTCGAGCCCGCCTCGGCCGCACTGGCCGGACGGACCCTGGTGAACCTCAGCTCGGACACACCGGAAAGGGCCCGGACCGCGGCCCGTTGGGCATCCGAGCGGGGCGCTGTCCAGTTGACCGGCGGCGTGACCGTGCCGCCCTCCGGGATCGGGCAGGCCGAGTCCTCGACCTTCTACAGCGGCCCGCGTCAGGTCTTCGACCAGCACAGGCCCGCGCTCGAAGTCATCACGGGGCGGACCGATCACCGGGGAGAGGACCCCGGACTTGCCGCACTCATGTACCAGATCGGCATGGTCATGTTCTGGACGTCCATGCTGAGCTACTGGCAGGCCATCGCCCTCGCCAACGCCAACGGCCTGACTTCGGCGGACATCCTGCCGCACGCCGTGGAGACCGCGAACTCACTGCCGGGATTTTTCTCCTTCTACTCCGAACGCATCGACGCCGGCCGGCACATGGGCGACGTGGACCGCCTGGCCATGGGCATGGCCAGCGTCGAGCACGTCCTGCACACCAATGCCGACGCGGGCGTCGACACCGCCCTTCCGGCCGCGGTCGCCGCCCTCTTCCGGCGCGGCATGGACGCCGACCACGCCGCGGACAGCTTCTCCTCTCTGGTGCAGCTGATGACGAAGGCCGAGGCGTAA
- a CDS encoding helix-turn-helix domain-containing protein, with product MVNIKELNPEASLQAAFGARLRRMREERGWIQDQVAELLGCSGRHISAIETGRKPATLPFARKADRLFDLIGSSEAFERQWQEMKHGNLLEGFPEYVGYEGRAVEIRLFDVGLIPGLLQTPEYARAVAYGDVERGSITVEQANERVAFLAERQAALVRSRPPMVFVVMDESCLHQAVGGPEVMDAQLQRLEVMATLHNWIIQVSPFSLGARRAFYLPVNLLTMADRSIVAYAESQTQGRVERETSFVVPMLTAYHQFQSEALSKVASMAKISQLRKGTP from the coding sequence TTGGTAAACATCAAGGAACTGAACCCCGAGGCGAGCCTGCAAGCGGCCTTCGGTGCTCGTCTGCGCAGGATGCGCGAGGAGCGTGGCTGGATTCAGGATCAGGTGGCCGAACTGCTCGGCTGCTCGGGCAGGCACATCTCGGCGATCGAAACTGGCCGCAAACCGGCGACTCTGCCTTTCGCGAGGAAAGCGGACCGATTATTTGATCTCATCGGATCGAGCGAGGCGTTCGAGCGCCAGTGGCAGGAGATGAAGCACGGCAACCTGCTGGAGGGCTTCCCGGAGTACGTGGGGTACGAGGGCCGGGCGGTGGAGATCAGGCTGTTCGACGTCGGTCTCATTCCGGGGTTGTTGCAAACACCGGAGTACGCGAGAGCTGTCGCCTACGGAGATGTGGAGCGCGGGTCCATCACCGTGGAACAGGCCAACGAGCGTGTCGCGTTCCTGGCGGAGCGGCAGGCTGCCTTGGTGCGGTCACGGCCGCCCATGGTGTTCGTTGTGATGGACGAGAGCTGTCTGCACCAAGCTGTCGGCGGCCCGGAGGTCATGGACGCTCAGCTCCAACGGCTGGAGGTGATGGCCACGCTGCACAATTGGATCATCCAGGTGTCGCCGTTCAGTCTGGGCGCACGTAGGGCGTTCTACCTACCGGTCAATCTGCTGACCATGGCGGATCGGTCCATCGTTGCGTACGCCGAATCACAGACGCAGGGACGCGTCGAGCGCGAAACTTCGTTCGTGGTGCCCATGCTCACGGCCTACCATCAGTTCCAGAGCGAGGCGCTGTCGAAGGTGGCGTCTATGGCCAAGATCAGCCAGTTGCGAAAGGGCACTCCGTGA
- a CDS encoding DUF397 domain-containing protein, producing the protein MKPESPCWFTSSYSSNGGDCIEVAANLAATRGIVPVRDSKVVDGPVVAVPGTAFAAFVAGVRGGTFDTV; encoded by the coding sequence GTGAAGCCCGAATCCCCGTGCTGGTTCACGTCCTCGTACAGCTCGAACGGCGGCGACTGCATCGAGGTCGCCGCCAACCTCGCCGCCACGCGCGGCATCGTCCCGGTCCGTGACTCCAAGGTCGTGGACGGCCCCGTGGTCGCCGTTCCCGGCACCGCTTTCGCGGCGTTCGTCGCGGGCGTGCGGGGCGGGACGTTCGACACCGTCTGA
- a CDS encoding HD domain-containing protein has translation MADTEQEQAKGTTGFLLEMGMLKRAKRSGWWIAGVKDPETIAEHSFRVALIGSVLAMMEGADPAKAALLGLWHDTQETRVGDIPHIGRRYLEAAGNEKVTADQVSAVHPAVKAGAQRIVEEYENGDSPEVVCAHDADKLECLLQAVEYREQGCSNVQPWIDSSIAKLKTPSAQALAEAALTMTSIEWQQTYLR, from the coding sequence ATGGCGGACACAGAGCAGGAGCAGGCAAAGGGCACTACAGGCTTCCTGCTGGAAATGGGGATGCTCAAGCGCGCCAAGCGGTCCGGGTGGTGGATCGCAGGGGTGAAGGACCCCGAGACCATCGCGGAGCACAGCTTCAGAGTCGCGCTGATCGGCTCCGTACTCGCCATGATGGAGGGCGCCGATCCGGCGAAGGCTGCTCTCCTCGGCCTGTGGCACGACACCCAGGAAACTCGCGTCGGCGACATCCCGCACATCGGCCGCCGCTACCTCGAAGCCGCCGGGAACGAGAAAGTCACCGCCGACCAAGTATCGGCCGTACATCCGGCGGTCAAGGCCGGTGCCCAGCGGATCGTGGAGGAGTACGAGAACGGCGACTCCCCCGAAGTCGTCTGCGCGCACGACGCCGACAAGCTCGAATGCCTCCTCCAAGCCGTCGAGTACCGCGAACAGGGCTGCTCCAACGTCCAGCCCTGGATCGACAGCAGCATCGCCAAGCTCAAAACGCCTTCTGCCCAGGCCCTCGCCGAGGCCGCGCTCACCATGACGTCGATCGAGTGGCAGCAGACGTACCTCCGTTGA
- the tgmC gene encoding ATP-grasp peptide maturase system methyltransferase has product MTDTAQERRALAERLTQAGVLISSPWRAAVEAVPRELFLNPGVFLPAEGGRWQPVTAAGSDPAAWARIAYRDESLATQLDGHLTADQVSSPVTGSPTSSSTTPVTVVDMLERLEVEDGHQVLEIGTGTGYSAALMCFRLGEDAVTTVEVDPGVSARADDALETAGYSTWTVTGDGLLGHPRRAPYDRVIATCAVRRIPYAWIRQTRPGGIVLTTVGGSWHYGTGLAKVTVAEDGTAEGAIIGRSSFMQARSQAEAPVDGDLSARTAYADSQRETKVSPLLLEDWMPAFLAQLAAPGARFTRATSSEGNRLLYLFDPERESFASFTENDGTWTVRQGGPTALWDTIEQALTAWQDADRPDITEVRLRVTKEAHVYWIDGHPTLRWRHDLA; this is encoded by the coding sequence ATGACCGACACCGCCCAGGAGCGGCGTGCCCTCGCCGAACGCCTGACGCAGGCGGGCGTCCTCATCAGCTCCCCGTGGCGGGCGGCGGTGGAGGCCGTTCCCCGCGAGCTGTTCCTGAACCCCGGTGTGTTCCTGCCCGCGGAGGGGGGTCGGTGGCAACCGGTGACCGCTGCCGGGAGCGACCCGGCCGCGTGGGCACGGATCGCCTACCGCGACGAGTCCCTGGCCACCCAGCTCGACGGACACCTCACCGCCGACCAGGTCAGCAGCCCTGTGACCGGCTCCCCGACTTCCTCGTCCACCACCCCGGTCACCGTTGTGGACATGCTGGAGAGGCTGGAGGTGGAGGACGGTCATCAGGTCCTGGAGATCGGCACGGGAACCGGCTACTCCGCCGCCCTGATGTGCTTCCGCCTCGGGGAGGACGCCGTCACCACGGTCGAAGTGGACCCCGGCGTCTCGGCCCGGGCGGACGACGCCCTGGAAACGGCCGGATACTCGACCTGGACGGTCACGGGTGACGGGCTCCTCGGCCACCCTCGCCGCGCCCCGTACGACCGCGTCATCGCCACCTGCGCGGTGCGCCGCATCCCCTACGCCTGGATCAGGCAGACCAGACCGGGCGGCATCGTCCTCACCACGGTCGGCGGCTCCTGGCACTACGGCACCGGCCTCGCGAAGGTCACCGTCGCGGAGGACGGCACCGCCGAGGGCGCGATCATCGGCCGCAGCTCGTTCATGCAAGCCCGGTCCCAGGCGGAGGCACCCGTCGATGGTGACCTGTCGGCCCGCACCGCCTATGCTGACAGTCAGCGCGAGACCAAGGTGTCGCCGCTCCTGCTGGAGGACTGGATGCCCGCGTTCCTGGCTCAACTCGCGGCTCCAGGGGCGCGCTTCACCCGCGCGACATCGTCGGAGGGCAACCGGCTGCTGTACCTCTTCGACCCGGAACGCGAGTCCTTCGCCTCGTTCACGGAGAACGACGGCACCTGGACGGTCCGCCAGGGCGGCCCCACCGCCCTGTGGGACACGATCGAGCAGGCCCTCACCGCCTGGCAGGACGCGGACCGCCCCGACATCACCGAGGTACGGCTCCGCGTCACGAAGGAGGCCCACGTCTACTGGATCGACGGCCACCCCACGCTCCGCTGGCGGCACGACCTCGCCTGA
- a CDS encoding DUF397 domain-containing protein, whose translation MTTESPRWFKSSYSANGGNCIEVAANLAATRGIVPVRDSKVVDGPVVAVPGTAFAAFVAGVRGGTFDTV comes from the coding sequence GTGACGACCGAATCCCCTCGTTGGTTCAAGTCCTCGTACAGCGCGAACGGCGGCAACTGCATCGAGGTCGCCGCCAACCTCGCCGCCACGCGCGGCATCGTCCCCGTCCGTGACTCCAAGGTCGTGGACGGCCCCGTGGTCGCCGTCCCCGGCACCGCCTTCGCGGCGTTCGTCGCCGGCGTGCGGGGCGGGACGTTCGACACCGTCTGA
- the tgmA gene encoding putative ATP-grasp-modified RiPP, whose amino-acid sequence MATAIEHRVRPWGAGRLAPYPTVTYRPHTSVALDPDTQLGIFADRVGTVVEMGKHGTAKGTETSTITNSDSAPDQGHDQDSEQD is encoded by the coding sequence ATGGCTACCGCAATTGAGCACCGCGTGCGTCCCTGGGGAGCCGGTCGGCTTGCCCCATACCCGACCGTCACATATCGCCCCCACACGTCCGTCGCGCTCGACCCCGACACCCAGCTCGGCATCTTCGCCGACCGCGTCGGCACGGTGGTCGAGATGGGCAAGCACGGCACCGCCAAGGGCACCGAGACAAGCACGATCACGAACTCGGACTCCGCCCCCGACCAGGGGCACGACCAGGACTCCGAGCAGGACTGA